The region TCGTTGCGATGGAGCAGGCGGGCCCCGGCGATGCGGGTGCTCACCTCAGCATCCATGGGAATGGTGCGGTTGCGATAGACAACGATATAACGGTTGGGAACGATAGGAGTCACTGCCGTTTGCCCATGCAGGCACGGCGAGACGAGCAGAAGGAAGAGGGCGAATAGCAGGATGGCGCGCGGCGATTCCGGATTCTGGGAGATTCGATGCTTCAGATGGATATTGCCGAGACCGTACACCGATGCACCTCGCTCTTGCTTGATCTCTGCATCGGCACGCGGCGCAGCAAGGACTAGCGTTTGACCGGAGCGGGCTGTTACTTTGGTTTACCGCATGGATGAAGAAGCACTGGTACTGCTCACCGTGTAATGCATTGACCCTGTTGGATTGCACATGCTCTAATGGCCGCCTTTGTGAAGCTGGTTGGAGATTCATGTTCTAAGGAGATCTTTGCATGGGAGTAGTAAGCCTTCTGGGTATGGTCGTTCAGGTGCAAGTTCCAGCTACCTCTGCTGGCATCTCCGGCGATGGCGGTACGATTTGCCTTTGGATGGCGATAGCCGTTGGGGTGCTGGCATTAGTTGCGGCCTGGATGCTCGCGCGGCACGTGCTTTGCTGCGAATCGGGAACACCGGAGATGCAGTCGATCTCGAACGCGATTCGCGAAGGCGCCGAGGCGTTTCTGCGGCGGCAGTACAGGACCATCGGTGTAATCGCAGTCATTCTGGCGATCCTGCTGTTTGTGGGATACCACATGTCGGCACGAACGGCTCCGTTTGCGATGAAGACGGTGATCAGCTTTCTGGTGGGTGCGGTGTGCTCCGGATTGGCCGGCTATACCGGCATGTATGTTTCGATCCGCGCCAATATTCGAACGGCCTCGGCGGCGCGCGGGAGCTTGAACAAGGCGTTGCAGATTGCGTTGCGCGGCGGCGCTGTGACCGGCCTGGTCGTGGTGGCTCTTTCGCTGGTGGGCGTTGGCGTGTTGTTCCTGCTCTTTGGCGGGCTGGAGAATCCGCAGTCGGTGCCGTACGAGCTGGTGGGATTTGGATTTGGAGCTTCGCTGGTGGCGCTGTTCGCGCAGCTTGGCGGCGGAATCTATACCAAGGCAGCCGATGTGGGTGCTGATCTTGTCGGCAAGGTGGAGGCGGGAATCCCGGAGGACGATCCGCGCAACCCGGCTGTGATCGCAGACCTTGTAGGCGACAACGTGGGCGACTGCGCAGGCCGTGGCGCAGACATCTTTGAATCGACCGCGGCAGAGAATGTCGGCGCGATGATTCTGGGCGCAGCGCTCTATCCCGTCTTTGGAGTGAAGGGAATTCTGTTTCCGCTGATTATTCTGGCGATCAATCTGATTGCCAGCATCGCGGGAGTCTACGTCGTGAAGACGAACGAGACGGAAGACCCGATGCGGGCGTTGAATCGCGGGTTTTATCTGACGTCGGTACTGGCTTTGATCGGGTTCGCCGTGGCGGTGTACACCATGCTCGACGGGCCGATGGTGAAACCGCTGTGGCTGCTGGGTTGCGGTGTGGTCGGCTTGATCACATCGTTCCTCTTCGTGTGGATCACGGAGTACTATACCGAGTCGCGCTACAGGCCGGTGCAGTCGATTGCTGCTGCTTCGTTGACCGGGCCTGCAACAAATATCATCAGCGGCTTGGCGGTCGGCATGGAGACGCCTGCGCTCCCGGTGATTGCGATCTCGGCGGCGCTGTTGTTGAGCTACTACTTCGGCGTGCAGGGCCTCAGCGGAGTCGCGGGCATCACCGACTATGCCAAGGGAATCTATGGAACGGCCCTCGCCACCATGGGAATGTTGAGCTGCGCGGCTTACATTCTGGCGATGGATACGTTTGGGCCGATCACGGACAACGCGGGCGGGATTATTGAGATGTCGAACCAGCCGGAGTCGATTCGCGAGCGCACCGACAAGCTGGACTCGGCGGGCAACACCACCAAGGCGCTGACCAAGGGCTATGCGATTGGCTCGGCTTCGCTGGCGGCGTTCCTGTTGTTCTCGGCTTATCTCGAAGAGATCAAGGTTATCGTGGCGGACAAGGTTCACCTTGCTGGCGGATACATGCCGCCGGGCTGGAGCTTCACTAACATCAATCTTGCGCAGGTGCCGGTGTTTGTCGGCGCGCTGTTGGGAGCGATGCTGACGTATCTCTTCAGCTCGATGGCGATCAAGGCGGTTGGGCGGACGGCGCAGATGATCGTGAAGGATGTTCGCGACCAGTTCAAGGAGAATCCGGGGATCATGGCCGGAACTTCAAAGCCGGACTATGGACGATGCGTCCACATCGTGACCGGAGCGGCGTTGAAGGAGATGGTGATGCCGGGGCTGCTGGTAGTCTGCATGCCGGTCGCGGTGGGGTTGATCTTCCGCCACTTCAGCGCGAGCTATCAGGCGACGTCGGAGATCTATGCGCCGGGAACGATTCTGCCGGTGCCTGCGATTGCAGGCATTCCGGTGAACCTTGCCGGAGCGGAGTCGGTTGCCGGACTGCTGATGGTTGGCACGATTGCAGGCATCCTGCTGGCGATGCTGATGAACAACGGCGGCGGCGCCTGGGACAATGCAAAGAAGTTTATCGAGACCGGGCAGTATGGCGGCAAGAAGTCGGAGGCGCACAAGGCTTCGGTGGTGGGGGATACGGTCGGCGATCCGTTCAAGGACACAGCTGGCCCGAGCCTGCATGTGCTGATCAAGCTGTTAGCTACGATTACGCTGGTTCTGGCTCCGCTGTTTGTTTAGTGGGCGTTTGTTTAAAAACTGGTTGCATCGCTTGACACACAGGCCGCCTTGGTGAGAGGCGGCCTTGGTGCGTGGGGATGGAATAAAGCAGCCTCAAAACAGTACAATCACACCTTGGCAGAGGCAATAACGATGGCTCGAAATATGGTGTCCAACTCGGTTGAAAAAAAGGTGGCGGAAGGAGAACTGACGCCAGAGCAGTTGATCCAGTTCTATCGACTGATGTACCTGTCGCGGCGGACGGACGATCGTGAGATTGTTCTGAAACGGCAGCAGAAGACCTTCTTCCAGATCTCGTGTGCGGGCCACGAAGCGTTGCTGGTTGCCGCCGGGATGGCAATGAAGCCGGGATACGACTGGTTCTTTCCGTACTATCGCGACCGTGCGATCTGCCTGGCGCTGGGCAATACCGTAGAGGAGCAGTTGTTGCAGGCGGTGGGTTCCGGCGAAGACATGGCCAGCGGTGGACGCCAGATGCCTTCGCATTGGACGAGCCGAAAGCTCAATGTAGTGACGCCGTCATCGGCGACGGCAACGCAGTGCTTGCATGCCATCGGCTGCGCCGAGGCAGGTCGATATTTTTCGCGCCATCCTGAGGCCGCGGCGAAGCACGAGGGCGACTACCGCGAGTTCAAGGATGTGAAGTTTCACGGCGACGAGGTGGTGTACGTCTCGATCGGCGAAGGCTCGACGAGCCAGGGCGAGTTCTGGGAGTCGCTGAACACCGCAAGCAACGGCAAGCTGCCCGTCGTGTACGTGGTCGAGGACAACGGCTATGCGATCTCGACTCCGGTGGAGGCGAACACTCCCGGTGGAAATATCTCGCGGCTGATCGCGAACTTTCCCAACTTCCACTTTGCCGAGATTGACGGCACCGATCCTATCGCCAGCTACAAGGCGATGGTGGAGGCGGTCGCCTATTGCCGCGCCGGACATGGCCCGGCGCTGGTGCATGGGCACGTTGTGCGGCCCTACTCCCACTCGATGAGCGAGGATGAGCGCGACTATCGCGCCCGCGCTGAGATCGATGCCGATGCCCTGCGCGATCCCATCTCGAAGATGCAGGTGTGGCTTCTGCGCGAGGGAATTCTCGACGCAGACGGAATCAACCGGTTAGAGCGCGAGGTCGATGAAGAAGTGTTGCGAGCGGCGGACCGCGCCGTTGCAGCCGCTGCACCTTCCACCGCGCGCGAGGCGATCCTGCGTCATGTCTATTCGGAGGATTTGAAGCCCACCGACAAGCGCTTTGAATCGAAGCCCGTCGCCGCTGTCGATCAGAAGGATCAGGTCGAACGCACGATGGCCGACCTCATCAATACCTGCCTCAAGGACGAGATGCGTCGCGATGAAAGAATTGTGGTCTTCGGCGAAGACGTCGCCGATGCCACACGCGATCAGGCTCTGCGCGCAGGAGAGATCAAGGGCAAGGGCGGCGTCTTCAAGCTGACGGCGGGACTGCAAAAGGAGTTCGGCAACGATCGTTGCTGGAACTCGCCGCTGGCCGAGGCGAACATCGTCGGCCGCGCCATCGGCATGGCGGTTCGTGGATTAAAGCCTGTGGTGGAGATTCAGTTCTTCGACTACATCTGGCCCGCGATGCACCAGATGCGCAATGAGCTGTCAGTGATCCGCTGGCGGTCGAACGGCGAGTTCAATTGCCCGATTGTGATCCGCGTTCCGATTGGTGGCTACATCACGGGCGCGATCTATCACTCGCAGTCCGGCGAAAGCATCTTCACGCACACGCCGGGAGTGCGCGTGGTCATGCCGTCGAATGCACTCGACGCACTCGGCCTGCTGCGGACAGCGATTCGTTGCGACGACCCCGTGTTGTTTCTGGAACACAAGCGGCTCTACCGCGAGACCTACGGGCGCGCCGTTTATCCGGGGCCGGACTACTGCATCCCGTTCGGCAAAGCGAATATCGTGCGACCGGGCAAAGATCTCACCGTCGTGACCTACGGTGCTGTTGTGCCTCGCGCATTGCAGGCGGCGCAGAAGCTGCATCGCGAAAAGGGAATCGACGTAGAGCTGATCGACCTGCGCAGTCTCTCTCCTTATGACTGGGAGACAATTGCCGAAAGTGTGCGCAAGACGAACCGCGTGATTGTGGCGCATGAAGACATGCAGAGCTGGGGATACGGTGCTGAGATCGCCGCTCGCATCGGCGACGAGCTGTTCCACGATCTCGATGCTCCGGTGCGCCGTGTGGCAGCGATGGATACGTTCGTAGCCTATCAGCCGATTCTCGAAGATGTGATTCTGCCGCAGCCGGACGATCTGTATCGGGCGATGGCAGAGCTTGTCGCCTTTTGATTGAAGGCGCTTAAGCAAAAAAAATGGGGTCCGCATTGCGCGGACCCCAAAGCGTTTGGGATAGGTTATGCGGGTTGAAAAGAAGCGGCCGTGCGCATCTCCGGCGCTTTGGGCGAGCGGATCAACCGCGAATCAGCGGGAGACTGCAACCGGAAGCGGTCTACCTGCTGCTCGAGTGCAACGGCGGTGCTACGCAGCGATTCGATACCTGCTGCTGTGGTGGCCATCTCGGTAAGGTTGTCGTGGCTGAGCGAGTGGATGGAGTCGAGGCTTGCACTCGACTGGTCCGCCGCGGCAGCCTGTTGCGAAGCGGCGATGGCGATCTGCGCGATCATGCGGTCGACGCGTTCCGCCATGCCGATGATCTTTTCGAGCGCCTCTCCAGCCTGCGTTGTGGTGACGACACCCTGTTGCACCGTCTCCGTTCCGCTCTCCATGCTGGCAATCGCGGTGCGGGTACGGTCCTGAATGCCCTGAATCATGCTGGCAATCTCGCCGGTGGCCTGCGCTGTGCTCTCGGCGAGGCGACGAACCTCTCCGGCGACGACGGCGAAGCCACGACCCTGGTCTCCGGCGCGTGCCGCTTCGATGGCTGCGTTGAGGGCGAGCAGGTTGGTCTTGCGTGCGATCTCGTCGATGACGGTGACGATCTGGCTGATGCGCCGGGAGTCGTCGCCGAGCAGGGTTACGGTCGATGAGGTATCGCTGACGGCAGTCGCGATGGAGTGCATGTTGCCGAGCACTTCCTTGACGATAGTGCCGCCGTCGCGTGCGGTCTCGGCAGCGCTGCGTGCGGTCTCTGCGGCGGACTGCGTATGCCGCGAGACTTCAGCGATAGAGGCAGACATCTCCTGCATGGCCGTCGCAGCCTGTTGGGTCTGCTGGCTCTGCTGATCGATGCGGCGGTGAATCTGGTCGCTGGCGGTGCGCATGGAAGCTGCGCTGCCAGTGAGCGAGCCGGAGGTATGCACGACCGTGCCGATGATGCCGCTGAGGCTGGTCTGCATCTGCTGCATCGCGGTGGCAAGCGAGCCGATTTGATCCTGACTCTTTAAGTCGAGTGCTTCGCCGGTAAGGTCGCCTGCAGCAATCGCGTTAGCTCGTTCTGCAACAAGATCGACGCCCTTGGTGATGCGGCGAGCGAGGAAGGTGGAGATGACGCCACCGACGATAGCGCCGAAGATGGTCGCGAGCCACAGCGTCAGCAGCGTGGAACGGTTAGCGCGACGCAGTTGGACGAGTTCTTCGTTCGTCTGCGACATCTGCGACTGGGCCAGATCGGTGACGGTGGTGAAGAGCGATCTCTCGAGCGGCAGAATCTGATTCTGCAAAGTGTCATAAGCCTGTGCGGTACCCTGCGAGGTCTTGGTCTCGTTCAGTGCCTCGACCTTCTCTTCGAGCGGCTTAAGCCTGGCCAGGCCGGATTGAAGCATGGCGAGTCGCGATGCGTCCGCGCCAAGGTCGAAGTGGGTGCTGTCCTGGCTCAGCTTGGCGACAGCAGCTTCGGCCATCTCAAACTGCTGCTTCCGGGACTCGCGGAAGCTGGCCGAGGTGGCCGGATCGAGTCCAAAGAGCATGTAGGACTCGAGGCTGCTGATCGTGCGGGTGAGATG is a window of Edaphobacter dinghuensis DNA encoding:
- a CDS encoding methyl-accepting chemotaxis protein → MKLESKLGLSTGFLIIAMLLSAYTAHVRIEEANHLSDVVTTSRLPIIMGSRDVDSHLTRTISSLESYMLFGLDPATSASFRESRKQQFEMAEAAVAKLSQDSTHFDLGADASRLAMLQSGLARLKPLEEKVEALNETKTSQGTAQAYDTLQNQILPLERSLFTTVTDLAQSQMSQTNEELVQLRRANRSTLLTLWLATIFGAIVGGVISTFLARRITKGVDLVAERANAIAAGDLTGEALDLKSQDQIGSLATAMQQMQTSLSGIIGTVVHTSGSLTGSAASMRTASDQIHRRIDQQSQQTQQAATAMQEMSASIAEVSRHTQSAAETARSAAETARDGGTIVKEVLGNMHSIATAVSDTSSTVTLLGDDSRRISQIVTVIDEIARKTNLLALNAAIEAARAGDQGRGFAVVAGEVRRLAESTAQATGEIASMIQGIQDRTRTAIASMESGTETVQQGVVTTTQAGEALEKIIGMAERVDRMIAQIAIAASQQAAAADQSSASLDSIHSLSHDNLTEMATTAAGIESLRSTAVALEQQVDRFRLQSPADSRLIRSPKAPEMRTAASFQPA
- a CDS encoding sodium-translocating pyrophosphatase — its product is MGVVSLLGMVVQVQVPATSAGISGDGGTICLWMAIAVGVLALVAAWMLARHVLCCESGTPEMQSISNAIREGAEAFLRRQYRTIGVIAVILAILLFVGYHMSARTAPFAMKTVISFLVGAVCSGLAGYTGMYVSIRANIRTASAARGSLNKALQIALRGGAVTGLVVVALSLVGVGVLFLLFGGLENPQSVPYELVGFGFGASLVALFAQLGGGIYTKAADVGADLVGKVEAGIPEDDPRNPAVIADLVGDNVGDCAGRGADIFESTAAENVGAMILGAALYPVFGVKGILFPLIILAINLIASIAGVYVVKTNETEDPMRALNRGFYLTSVLALIGFAVAVYTMLDGPMVKPLWLLGCGVVGLITSFLFVWITEYYTESRYRPVQSIAAASLTGPATNIISGLAVGMETPALPVIAISAALLLSYYFGVQGLSGVAGITDYAKGIYGTALATMGMLSCAAYILAMDTFGPITDNAGGIIEMSNQPESIRERTDKLDSAGNTTKALTKGYAIGSASLAAFLLFSAYLEEIKVIVADKVHLAGGYMPPGWSFTNINLAQVPVFVGALLGAMLTYLFSSMAIKAVGRTAQMIVKDVRDQFKENPGIMAGTSKPDYGRCVHIVTGAALKEMVMPGLLVVCMPVAVGLIFRHFSASYQATSEIYAPGTILPVPAIAGIPVNLAGAESVAGLLMVGTIAGILLAMLMNNGGGAWDNAKKFIETGQYGGKKSEAHKASVVGDTVGDPFKDTAGPSLHVLIKLLATITLVLAPLFV
- a CDS encoding alpha-ketoacid dehydrogenase subunit alpha/beta; its protein translation is MARNMVSNSVEKKVAEGELTPEQLIQFYRLMYLSRRTDDREIVLKRQQKTFFQISCAGHEALLVAAGMAMKPGYDWFFPYYRDRAICLALGNTVEEQLLQAVGSGEDMASGGRQMPSHWTSRKLNVVTPSSATATQCLHAIGCAEAGRYFSRHPEAAAKHEGDYREFKDVKFHGDEVVYVSIGEGSTSQGEFWESLNTASNGKLPVVYVVEDNGYAISTPVEANTPGGNISRLIANFPNFHFAEIDGTDPIASYKAMVEAVAYCRAGHGPALVHGHVVRPYSHSMSEDERDYRARAEIDADALRDPISKMQVWLLREGILDADGINRLEREVDEEVLRAADRAVAAAAPSTAREAILRHVYSEDLKPTDKRFESKPVAAVDQKDQVERTMADLINTCLKDEMRRDERIVVFGEDVADATRDQALRAGEIKGKGGVFKLTAGLQKEFGNDRCWNSPLAEANIVGRAIGMAVRGLKPVVEIQFFDYIWPAMHQMRNELSVIRWRSNGEFNCPIVIRVPIGGYITGAIYHSQSGESIFTHTPGVRVVMPSNALDALGLLRTAIRCDDPVLFLEHKRLYRETYGRAVYPGPDYCIPFGKANIVRPGKDLTVVTYGAVVPRALQAAQKLHREKGIDVELIDLRSLSPYDWETIAESVRKTNRVIVAHEDMQSWGYGAEIAARIGDELFHDLDAPVRRVAAMDTFVAYQPILEDVILPQPDDLYRAMAELVAF